The Toxorhynchites rutilus septentrionalis strain SRP chromosome 3, ASM2978413v1, whole genome shotgun sequence genome includes a region encoding these proteins:
- the LOC129780596 gene encoding E3 ubiquitin-protein ligase Ufd4 isoform X3 codes for MGDVDPETLLEWLSMGQGDERDMQLIALEQLCMLLLMSDNVDRCFESCPPRTFLPALCKIFLDELAPENVLEVTARAITYYLDVSSECTRRIVAIDGAIKAICNRLVVADLDSRTSRDLAEQCIKVLELICTREAGAVFEGGGLNCVLSFIRDNGSQIHRDTLHSAMAVVSRLCTKVEPQGANVQTCVESLSTLLQHEDPLVADGALKCFASVADRFTRKGVDPAPLAEYGLVTELLNRLSNAAGPQTTAAAAGTSSNALAGGQANSQEAVAASPPQLSSSAPKNQGVTEAGRSSQSIATTISLLSTLCRGSPSITHDLLRSNLPEAMERAFKGDERCVLDCMRLADLILLLLFEGRQALGRVGGSSGQLAPRVRRADSSTERTHRQLIDCIRSKDTEALIEAIESGGIDVNCMDDVGQTLLNWASAFGTLEMVEFLCDKGADVNKGQRSSSLHYAACFGRPGIAKVLLKHGANPDLRDEDGKTPLDKARERPDEGHREVASILQSPGEWMTAATRSDLKSDTESGDSEPRGDPEMAPVYLKFFLPIFCKTFQSTMLASVRRSSLGLIKKMIQYVQPDMLSRLCSAEGLQSHEHSLGTLLVEVVASVLDNEISYSWPSQSTPPSVLPLTVSSSSTTSSNSILAKYSCADRVSKYVQNLRQQQQQRRNSSSYIIPPPPPMLPLTSSPMAAQDDEDGHLVVLTIIEELMSKTQNDFLDHFARLGVFSKVQALMGENGFGDSDNNDVIKSEESKGTTTFEQAPSGAAAATAVVVSSAAGTVVSAGISAMDDAKEILPGKAYHWRDWSICRGRDCLYVWSDSAALELSNGSNGWFRFILDGKLATMYSSGSPENGSDSSGKGRSVDSLASEENRGEFLEKLQRARGAVRQGTASQPILSSPSLSRIVVGNWVLQSQKEHQLHINNSEGHQVTILQDELPGFIFESNRGTKHTFTAETTLGPDFAAGWINTKKKKMRSKAEAQKYQVKNIARDIYNRYFRAAQAVPRGAVAKLCIIVRQIECALEEQCAPKPTTLQVRIQLQLQDSQKTTTTWQEKLYGALNDLVQLLNEDGVISAYEMHSSGLVQALVAVLSRNYWELGLNRSKANKYQKQRISIFKKCMYGDSKNGKNTASILVQKLVSVLESIEKLPIHMYDSPGGSYGLQILTKRLSFRLERAACEQTLFDRTGRNLKMEPLATVGQLNKYLLKMVAKQWYDMDRSSFLYLKKLKDTKGGAAGVQFKHQHDFDENGIIYFIGTNGKSTEWVNPAQYGLVTVTSSEGKQLPYGKLEDILSRDSVSVNCHTKDNKKSWFAVDLGMYIIPTAYTLRHARGYGRSALRNWMFQMSKDGINWVTMLTHTDDKSLAEPGSTCTWPIEGPIEEQQGYRHIRIHQNGRNASGQTHYLSLSGFEIYGKVTSVCDDMGKAAAKENEAKLRKERRQIRAQLKYITQGARVIRGVDWHWDDQDGSPPGEGTVTGEIHNGWIDVKWDHGLRNSYRMGAEGKYDLKLSNSDNLNAPYDLNNAGAGLVSLGGSNTSSSKKVYDKSLNVLTSRKSSSTPSLPEATENKTSVASTEQATSVDNLAWKQAVEVIAENVLSCARSDLTSGGSSSNDLSTPSANNNNLNNQEVSVIVHSLGERGNIPDLSQINTSTSTLVSDLATITENLTLSDNIKNNIVTGSGTQFVSNFGTQLPTCSSSSSSEENNKTNNINETNNKINLNNSSSSNAGKTAYLPTKLDVLDKMREGVDMLRNNTNNLLSSELLTQSNLLSSVKIALPTPQQSQALQQSGTGPAGTIFVASASTSSSGNLSSDKTSEIKFNNTINNNGGVTKKVLNEVKQQESDDRDVANNLKNNIVAADSGASSSKDSAQNSESPSVVVANPMSVSVPNLTSNENNAQPESQTPPGLLETFAAIARRRTSGSSVSHQQQSGSSTSGSNCSSNVQPNNQLSSVASNIQTNTNFFPRGPNSVTSLVKLALSSNFHSGLLSTAQSYPSLSSSSNNANSTASGGNNNSVSGTGSNTSGVQTATNQSVLNPALTMSLTSTSSDSEQVSLEDFLEQCRAPTLLGDLEDDEDMEDENDDDENEDEYEEVGNTLLQVMVSRNLLSFMDEETLENRLAAAGKRKSWDDEFVLKRQFSALIPAFDPRPGRTNVNQTSDLEIPAPGISTDSAHTSSSHSEHASLPQPSLALLLRGPNINGVNDVEILLSHPDWTIFRAVQELVLQTNMTKQDKFRKIWQPTYTIVYRETAGGSSCREDFSSGEDGRTTPVISMFSQRSGGSTLSPSSPIPGTPSNTGSSTHCTVEDVLQLLSQLNAINQTLASSPSNNDKNLIPDVESNYLNPEIFMSKKITNKLQQQIQDPLVLASGSLPKWCEDFNQSCPFLFPFETRQLYFNCTAFGASRSIVWLQSQRDVNLERQRAPGLSPRHADQHEFRVGRLKHERVKVPRGENLLEWAQQVMKIHCNRKSVLEVEFVGEEGTGLGPTLEFYALVAAELQRSDLGMWLCDDEPKLIEDEIDLGEGSKPIGYYVRRSTGLFPAPLPQETEICNFVSNYFWFLGVFLAKVLQDGRLVDLPLSNSFLQLLCHNKSIVRDPLCAVSSRSALNDDIMISSLMSEESDRDLVDSYQSKLANDSCWYDGILSQENLQEIDPIRYEFLKELQELAQQKQNIEQNDDLSSEEKLLQISELKLNTKTGSVALEDLALTFTYLPSSKNYGFQSADLIPNGSNIDVTINNVEEYCNLTISFCLQEGIAKQLVAFHRGFCEVFPLNKLAAFTPEEIRKMLCGEQNPEWTREDIMTYTEPKLGYTKESPGFLRFVNVLMGMNASERKAFLQFTTGCSSLPPGGLANLHPRLTVVRKVDAGEGSYPSVNTCVHYLKLPDYPNEAILRERLLTATKEKGFHLN; via the exons ATGGGTGACGTTGATCCAGAGACACTATTAGAATGGCTTTCAATGGGCCAGGGAGACGAACGGGACATGCAGCTGATTGCGTTGGAGCAGCTCTGTATGTTGCTTCTCATGTCCGATAACGTGGATCGTTGTTTTGAGag CTGTCCACCACGAACGTTCCTTCcagccctatgcaaaatatttctGGATGAGCTAGCACCGGAGAACGTGCTAGAAGTGACGGCCCGTGCCATTACTTACTACCTGGATGTATCATCAGAGTGCACACGCCGTATCGTAGCGATCGATGGTGCTATCAAAGCAATCTGCAATCGGCTCGTAGTTGCAGATCTCGACAGCCGAACGAGCCGCGACCTGGCAGAGCAGTGTATAAAAGTGCTGGAACTGATATGCACCCGTGAAGCCGGAGCAGTGTTCGAGGGAGGTGGACTGAACTGTGTTCTTTCCTTCATCCGCGACAATGGATCTCAAATTCACAGAGACACACTTCACTCGGCTATGGCCGTTGTGTCGAGGTTGTGTACCAAGGTTGAACCACAAGGTGCTAATGTGCAGACCTGTGTAGAAAGCCTTAGTACACTGCTTCAACACGAGGATCCACTTGTGGCAGATGGTGCGCTCAAGTGCTTCGCCTCCGTCGCAGATCGCTTCACACGAAAGGGAGTTGATCCGGCGCCACTAGCAGAGTATGGACTAGTTACAGAACTTCTCAACCGGTTGAGCAATGCAGCTGGACCccaaacaacagcagcagctgcAGGGACAAGTTCCAATGCATTAGCCGGTGGTCAAGCAAACAGCCAAGAAGCAGTTGCCGCCTCACCACCTCAGCTTTCATCCTCTGCACCCAAGAACCAAGGAGTGACGGAAGCTGGTCGATCAAGTCAGTCTATCGCCACCACCATATCACTGCTATCGACGTTATGTCGAGGATCGCCTTCAATCACTCACGATCTGTTGAGGTCCAATCTTCCAGAGGCGATGGAACGGGCCTTCAAGGGCGATGAAAGATGCGTGCTTGACTGCATGAGGTTGGCCGATCTCATCTTGTTGCTATTGTTCGAAGGTCGACAAGCGTTAGGCAGAGTCGGTGGATCTAGTGGCCAACTGGCTCCGCGGGTACGAAGAGCCGATTCCAGCACGGAACGAACACATCGACAACTAATTGATTGCATACGAAGTAAGGACACAGAAGCTCTCATTGAAGCCATCGAATCCGGTGGAATCGACGTCAACTGTATGGACGACGTTGGTCAAACACTGCTGAATTGGGCTTCGGCTTTCGGTACTCTTGAAATGGTagaatttttatgtgataaagGTGCTGACGTGAACAAAGGCCAGCGAAGTTCCTCTCTGCATTACGCGGCTTGCTTTGGCCGGCCGGGAATTGCTAAAGTGCTGCTCAAACATGGTGCCAACCCAGATCTGCGGGACGAAGATGGTAAAACTCCACTGGACAAGGCTCGCGAGCGACCGGACGAAGGCCATCGAGAGGTTGCATCGATCTTGCAATCACCCGGCGAATGGATGACCGCTGCCACCCGATCAGATCTGAAAAGCGACACTGAGAGTGGAGATAGTGAACCGCGAGGCGACCCGGAAATGGCACCGGTATATCTCAAATTCTTCTTACCCATATTCTGTAAGACGTTCCAAAGCACAATGCTGGCTAGCGTTCGGCGATCTAGTTTAG GTTTGATTAAGAAAATGATCCAATACGTTCAACCAGATATGCTTTCGAGGCTTTGCTCCGCCGAAGGTTTACAAAGTCACGAACATAGCTTGGGAACACTACTAGTCGAAGTCGTAGCGAGTGTCCTAGACAATGAG ATAAGCTACAGCTGGCCATCACAGTCAACACCACCGTCTGTACTGCCCTTAACCGTTTCCTCCTCTTCTACTACTAGTAGCAATAGCATTCTAGCGAAGTACAGTTGCGCTGACCGAGTGAGCAAGTACGTTCAAAATCTaaggcaacagcagcagcagcgccgTAACTCTAGCTCTTACATAATTCCTCCGCCACCGCCAATGCTACCGCTGACCTCGTCACCGATGGCAGCACAG GATGACGAGGATGGTCACCTGGTGGTGCTCACCATCATCGAAGAACTTATGTCGAAGACCCAAAATGATTTCCTCGACCACTTTGCCCGTCTCGGAGTGTTTTCTAAAGTGCAGGCCTTGATGGGAGAAAACGGCTTCGGCGATAGCGATAATAACGATGTGATCAAATCCGAGGAATCGAAAGGCACTACGACATTCGAGCAAGCCCCTTCTGGAGCAGCAGCAGCGACAGCAGTAGTCGTGAGCAGCGCAGCTGGAACGGTGGTTTCCGCAGGGATTAGTGCGATGGATGATGCCAAGGAAATCCTCCCGGGGAAGGCGTACCATTGGCGAGACTGGAGCATCTGCCGCGGGAGAGATTGCCTGTACGTTTGGTCCGATTCGGCGGCACTGGAACTCTCCAATGGTTCCAACGGTTGGTTCCGATTCATTCTCGACGGGAAACTAGCGACTATGTATTCCAGTGGTAGCCCAGAAAACGGAAGCGATAGCTCAG GCAAGGGAAGGAGTGTGGATTCCTTAGCCAGCGAAG AAAACCGTGGCGAATTCCTAGAGAAACTGCAGCGTGCGCGAGGTGCCGTGCGACAGGGAACCGCATCGCAGCCCATACTGTCCTCACCAAGTCTGTCGCGGATAGTGGTCGGCAATTGGGTGCTTCAAAGTCAGAAAGAACATCAGCTACATATCAACAACTCCGAAGGACACCAGGTAACCATTCTGCAGGATGAGTTGCCTGGCTTCATTTTCGAAAGCAACCGTGGCACAAAACACACATTCACCGCAGAAACAACGCTCGGACCGGACTTTGCCGCTGGTTGGATCAacacaaagaagaagaagatgcgtTCCAAGGCGGAAGCACAAAAATATCAG GTAAAAAACATCGCCCGAGATATATACAACCGATATTTCCGTGCAGCTCAGGCCGTTCCCCGTGGGGCAGTGGCCAAGCTATGCATCATTGTTCGACAAATTGAGTGTGCCCTAGAGGAGCAATGTGCACCAAAACCGACTACGTTGCAGGTGCGGATTCAACTCCAGCTGCAGGACAGCCAGAAAACTACTACCACCTGGCAGGAGAAATTGTATGGTGCGCTGAATGATCTTGTGCAACTCCTCAACGAGGACGGCGTAATCAGTGCCTACGAGATGCACAGTTCGGGACTGGTTCAAGCATTAGTGGCGGTTCTCTCCAGAAATTATTGGGAACTCGGCCTGAATCGAAGCAAGGCAAATAAGTACCAGAAGCAGCGGATATCTATATTCAAGAAGTGCATGTATGGCGAttccaaaaatggaaagaaCACCGCAAGTATATTGGTTCAGAAATTGGTTTCCGTCCTTGAAAgcatcgaaaaattgccaataCACATGTACGATTCCCCGGGCGGAAGCTATGGACTGCAGATCCTCACGAAACGGTTGAGTTTCCGGCTTGAGAGAGCTGCCTGTGAACAGACTCTTTTCGACAGGACTGGCAGGAATTTAAAGATGGAACCACTGGCTACAGTTGGCCAGCTAAATAAGTATCTTTTGAAAATGGTCGCTAAGCAGTGGTATGATATGGACCGGTCCTCGTTCCTTTACCTCAAGAAACTAAAGGACACAAAGGGAGGTGCTGCCGGTGTACAATTCAAACACCAACATGACTTCGATGAGAATGGAATCATATATTTCATTGGAACGAACGGAAAGTCCACCGAATGGGTCAACCCGGCGCAATATGGACTGGTCACTGTTACGAGTAGCGAAGGAAAACAGCTGCCCTATGGTAAGCTGGAGGACATCCTGTCTAGGGATAGTGTGAGCGTGAATTGCCACACCAAAGACAATAAGAAATCATGGTTCGCCGTTGATCTGGGAATGTATATAATCCCGACAGCTTATACTTTGCGTCATGCCCGTGGATATGGGCGTTCCGCGCTTCGGAATTGGATGTTTCAAATGTCCAAAGATGGAATCAACTGGGTTACGATGCTAACGCATACCGATGATAAGAGTCTTGCCGAGCCAGGCAGTACCTGTACCTGGCCGATTGAGGGTCCAATCGAAGAGCAACAGGGCTATCGTCACATTAGAATTCATCAAAATGGAAGGAACGCATCTGGTCAAACGCATTATCTCAGTTTGAGTGGATTCGAAATTTACGGCAAAGTTACATCCGTTTGCGACGATATGGGGAAAGCCGCCGCCAAAGAGAACGAAGCTAAGCTAAGAAAGGAACGGCGACAGATCCGTGCCCAGCTAAAGTACATCACACAGGGAGCACGAGTGATTCGAGGTGTAGACTGGCACTGGGATGATCAGGATGGAAGTCCTCCAGGAGAAGGTACGGTTACCGGTGAAATTCACAACGGTTGGATCGATGTTAAGTGGGATCATGGGCTGAGAAACTCTTATCGTATGGGAGCAGAAGGAAAATACGATCTGAAGCTGTCGAATAGTGATAACCTGAACGCACCATACGATTTAAATAATGCTGGTGCAGGTTTGGTTTCTTTGGGCGGATCGAATACATCTTCATCGAAAAAAGTTTATGACAAATCACTCAATGTCCTAACCAGTCGTAAATCAAGTTCTACCCCGAGCTTACCGGAAGCAACTGAGAATAAAACATCCGTGGCGTCGACAGAACAGGCCACTTCAGTAGACAATCTCGCTTGGAAACAAGCAGTGGAAGTCATTGCTGAGAATGTGCTCTCTTGTGCTAGATCGGATTTGACCAGTGGTGGTAGCAGTAGCAACGATTTATCCACACCGAGCGCGAAcaacaacaatctgaacaatcAAGAAGTATCCGTCATTGTACATTCTTTGGGAGAACGAGGTAACATCCCTGATTTGTCCCAAATCAACACTAGTACTTCAACGCTAGTTTCTGATTTGGCCACTATTACGGAAAATCTCACGCTATCTGACAATATCAAGAACAATATTGTGACCGGAAGTGGCACACAATTTGTTAGCAACTTTGGAACTCAGCTTCCAACTTGCTCATCTTCTTCATCTtcggaagaaaacaacaaaacaaacaacatcaacgaaacaaacaataaaataaacctcaacaacagcagcagcagcaatgccGGTAAAACTGCTTACCTCCCCACAAAACTGGATGTTTTGGATAAGATGCGAGAAGGGGTTGATATGCTTCGTAACAACACGAACAATTTGCTCTCCTCTGAACTGTTAACTCAATCAAATCTGCTATCGTCAGTAAAAATAGCTCTCCCAACTCCACAGCAATCCCAAGCTCTGCAACAATCGGGAACTGGTCCAGCTGGTACGATCTTCGTGGCGAGCGCAAGTACCAGCAGCTCCGGTAACTTATCCTCCGATAAAACAAGCGAAATCAAATTcaacaacactatcaataacAACGGAGGAGTCACCAAAAAGGTGCTGAACGAAGTGAAGCAGCAGGAATCCGATGATCGAGATGTGGCCAACAATctgaaaaataatattgtgGCCGCTGACTCGGGAGCTAGTTCTTCGAAGGACAGTGCCCAGAATTCGGAGTCACCCTCAGTAGTGGTAGCTAATCCGATGAGTGTCAGCGTACCAAACCTCACAAGCAACGAAAATAACGCTCAACCAGAATCTCAAACGCCACCCGGTCTGCTGGAAACGTTTGCTGCAATTGCCCGTAGACGTACCTCGGGCAGTTCGGTTTCACACCAACAGCAATCCGGTTCGAGCACCTCGGGAAGCAATTGCTCGAGCAATGTCCAACCTAATAATCAGCTGAGCAGTGTTGCCTCGAACATCCAAACCAACACAAACTTCTTCCCACGGGGACCAAATTCTGTAACTAGTCTCGTCAAGTTGGCACTGTCCAGCAACTTCCACAGTGGTCTGCTAAGCACCGCACAAAGCTATCCTAGTCTGTCGAGTTCATCGAACAATGCAAATTCGACTGCATCCGGGGGGAACAACAACTCCGTTTCTGGAACCGGTTCTAATACCAGCGGGGTACAAACCGCTACCAATCAATCTGTTTTAAATCCAGCCCTCACAATGAGCCTAACTTCCACGAGCAGCGATAGTGAGCAGGTTTCTCTGGAAGACTTTTTGGAACAGTGTCGTGCACCTACCTTGCTGGGTGACCTGGAGGACGATGAAGACATGGAAGATGAGAATGACGACGATGAAAACGAAGATGAATACGAGGAGGTGGGAAATACCTTACTTCAGGTGATGGTTTCACGCAATCTGCTGTCCTTCATGGACGAAGAAACGTTGGAAAATCGGTTAGCAGCCGCCGGCAAGCGAAAGTCTTGGGATGATGAATTTGTGCTGAAGCGCCAATTCTCTGCGCTGATTCCTGCTTTTGATCCGCGACCTGGAAGGACGAACGTCAATCAAACCAGTGATCTGGAAATCCCAGCACCAGGAATCTCCACAGACAGCGCTCACACTAGCAGCAGCCATTCGGAACATGCCTCTCTGCCACAACCATCACTCGCACTTTTACTGCGCGGTCCCAACATAAACGGTGTGAACGATGTGGAAATTCTTCTCTCGCATCCAGATTGGACCATATTCCGAGCGGTTCAGGAGCTTGTCCTTCAAACCAACATGACTAAGCAGGACAAATTCCGCAAAATTTGGCAACCAACTTACACGATCGTTTACCGAGAAACAGCGGGAGGATCCTCCTGCCGCGAGGATTTCAGCAGTGGTGAAGACGGACGAACCACTCCGGTGATCTCCATGTTCTCCCAACGTAGTGGCGGATCAACGCTCTCACCGAGCTCCCCCATCCCCGGAACCCCATCGAACACAGGCTCCTCAACGCACTGCACCGTAGAAGATGTCCTACAGCTGCTAAGTCAACTCAACGCCATCAATCAGACACTTGCTTCTTCTCCGTCCAATAACGACAAGAATCTCATTCCGGACGTGGAAAGTAACTATCTGAATCCGGAAATCTTCATGAGTAAGAAGATCACCAACAAACTTCAGCAGCAAATCCAGGATCCGCTGGTGCTGGCCAGCGGAAGTTTACCGAAATGGTGCGAAGATTTTAACCAAAGCTGTCCATTCCTGTTTCCTTTCGAAACGCGTCAATTGTACTTCAACTGCACTGCATTCGGTGCCTCCCGGAGCATCGTTTGGCTCCAATCACAGCGTGACGTGAATCTAGAACGTCAACGGGCACCGGGTCTTAGTCCACGGCACGCCGATCAGCATGAATTCCGCGTGGGACGCCTCAAGCACGAACGAGTTAAGGTACCTCGAGGGGAAAATCTTCTCGAGTGGGCTCAACAG GTAATGAAGATTCACTGCAATCGCAAATCCGTGTTGGAAGTAGAATTCGTTGGGGAAGAAGGAACCGGCTTGGGACCTACGCTGGAATTCTATGCTCTGGTAGCGGCAGAGCTTCAGAGAAGTGATCTCGGCATGTGGCTTTGCGATGATGAGCCGAAATTAATCGAGGATGAAATCGATTTAGGCGAAGGCAGCAAGCCAATTGGATACTACGTGAGACGTTCCACCGGGTTATTCCCTGCCCCGTTGCCGCAGGAGACAGAAATTTGTAATTTCGTGTCCAATTACTTCTGGTTTTTGGGCGTATTTCTAGCGAAAGTGCTTCAAGATGGTCGGCTGGTGGATCTACCACTTTCCAACAGCTTCCTGCAGCTACTTTGTCACAACAAATCTATCGTAAGGGACCCATTGTGTGCCGTCTCTTCAAGATCCGCGTTAAACGATGATATAATGATTTCCTCACTCATGTCAGAGGAAAGTGATCGAGATCTGGTAGACTCATACCAGTCTAAATTAGCCAACGACAGTTGTTGGTACGATGGTATCCTTTCCCAGGAAAATTTGCAAGAAATCGATCCAATACGATATGAATTCCTGAAGGAGCTTCAGGAATTGGCTCAGCAAAAGCAAAACATCGAACAAAATGATGATCTGTCATCGGAAGAGAAACTTCTACAAATAAGCGAGTTAAAATTGAACACCAAAACAGGCAGCGTAGCGTTGGAAGACCTCGCTCTCACTTTTACCTATCTCCCAAGCTCCAAAAATTACGGTTTCCAGTCTGCAGATTTGATCCCGAATGGTTCCAACATCGACGTTACGATCAACAATGTCGAAGAGTACTGCAATCTGACCATCAGTTTCTGCCTGCAGGAAGGCATTGCCAAACAGTTGGTAGCGTTCCATCGGGGATTTTGTGAGGTGTTTCCACTCAACAAATTGGCTGCTTTCACTCCGGAGGAAATACGAAAAATGTTGTGTGGTGAGCAGAACCCCGAGTGGACTCGAGAGGATATTATGACCTATACAGAACCAAAATTAGGATACACGAAGGAAAG TCCCGGGTTCTTACGATTCGTGAATGTGCTCATGGGCATGAATGCCAGCGAGAGGAAAGCATTTTTACAGTTCACCACCGGATGCAGCAGTCTACCGCCAGGTGGCTTAGCCAATCTCCATCCTCGTCTGACAGTGGTCCGAAAGGTAGACGCCGGCGAAGGCTCCTATCCATCGGTCAACACCTGCGTCCACTATCTCAAGCTGCCGGATTACCCAAATGAAGCGATTCTGCGAGAGCGATTGCTTACAGCTACCAAGGAGAAGGGATTCCACCTGAACTAA